In Vigna radiata var. radiata cultivar VC1973A chromosome 3, Vradiata_ver6, whole genome shotgun sequence, the following proteins share a genomic window:
- the LOC106757369 gene encoding uncharacterized protein LOC106757369 isoform X1 produces MEDSSSAAYIRLVHRLIEECILFNMNKEECMEALSKHANINPVITSTAVWKELEKENQEFFEAYSRSRAEKASISERETRQRIQNMVLDSSNERV; encoded by the exons ATGGAAGACTCTTCTTCTGCTGCTTATATCCGTCTG GTGCACCGTTTGATAGAGGAGTGTATCTTGTTCAACATGAACAAAGAAGAGTGCATGGAAGCTCTTTCTAAACATGCAAATATCAACCCTGTTATTACTTCCACCG CAGTTTGGAAGGAGTTAGAGAAGGAGAATCAGGAGTTTTTCGAGGCATACTCTAGAAGCAGAGCAGAAAAAGCTTCGATTTCTGAGAGAGAGACGAGGCAAAGAATACAGAACATGGTTTTAGATTCTTCCAACGAACGAGTTTAA
- the LOC106757369 gene encoding uncharacterized protein LOC106757369 isoform X2 — protein sequence MEDSSSAAYIRLVHRLIEECILFNMNKEECMEALSKHANINPVITSTVWKELEKENQEFFEAYSRSRAEKASISERETRQRIQNMVLDSSNERV from the exons ATGGAAGACTCTTCTTCTGCTGCTTATATCCGTCTG GTGCACCGTTTGATAGAGGAGTGTATCTTGTTCAACATGAACAAAGAAGAGTGCATGGAAGCTCTTTCTAAACATGCAAATATCAACCCTGTTATTACTTCCACCG TTTGGAAGGAGTTAGAGAAGGAGAATCAGGAGTTTTTCGAGGCATACTCTAGAAGCAGAGCAGAAAAAGCTTCGATTTCTGAGAGAGAGACGAGGCAAAGAATACAGAACATGGTTTTAGATTCTTCCAACGAACGAGTTTAA
- the LOC106756779 gene encoding protein SLOW GREEN 1, chloroplastic (The sequence of the model RefSeq protein was modified relative to this genomic sequence to represent the inferred CDS: added 15 bases not found in genome assembly) yields the protein MLKDLLLLHHHHHHQRVPPMFSLLSPSRALPMDSLPKLRHPNITLNQHTLPFPTLLSSSLSFRSRPPSQFSSSSSSFRLPSIRASISRSSNDPASPTSKNALSLSPFLQTLNSFLAPLAQTTCIVIAATAFFFMRFHHTPATAVTLSPPAADSETAFTEEEAERVLEERLSANPADVDVLRALMECKIKARKIDEAFGVLDRLIELQPEEYEWPLLKANMHIYNDNHAAARELFEEMLKKDPLRVEAFHGLVMATSQLNEPLKALLKRVEEATEACKKQNRNSDVRDFRLLIAQIKVMEGNFPEALKAYQDLVKEEPRDFRPYLCQGIIYTLLRKKDEADKQFDKFRRLVPKDHPYMEYFEDNMFATKFFSQKLEREGAGVRD from the coding sequence cttcttcttcatcatcatcatcatcatcagagAGTACCCCCAATGTTCAGTCTGCTATCTCCTAGCAGGGCTTTACCCATGGATTCTCTTCCAAAACTGCGCCACCCTAATATCACTCTCAATCAACACACTTTACCATTTCCCACGCTCTTatcctcttctctctctttccgCTCTCGACCTCCATCACAGTTTTCCTCTTCGTCGTCGTCGTTCAGGTTGCCTTCCATCAGAGCTTCCATTTCACGCTCCTCAAACGACCCCGCGTCTCCCACCTCCAAAAACGCCCTCTCTCTATCCCCATTTCTCCAAACCCTAAACTCCTTCCTCGCCCCCCTCGCCCAAACCACCTGCATCGTCATCGCTGCCACCGCCTTCTTCTTCATGCGCTTCCACCACACGCCCGCCACTGCCGTCACTCTCTCCCCGCCCGCTGCCGACTCTGAGACTGCGTTCACCGAGGAGGAAGCCGAGAGAGTTCTGGAGGAGCGGCTCAGCGCCAACCCTGCCGACGTCGACGTGCTCCGCGCGCTCATGGAGTGCAAGATCAAAGCGCGCAAGATTGACGAAGCGTTCGGAGTTCTGGACCGTCTCATCGAGCTCCAGCCGGAGGAGTACGAGTGGCCGCTGCTGAAGGCCAACATGCATATCTACAACGACAACCACGCGGCTGCACGTGAACTGTTCGAGGAAATGTTGAAGAAGGACCCGCTCCGCGTGGAAGCGTTCCACGGCCTCGTCATGGCGACTTCGCAGTTGAACGAGCCGTTGAAAGCGTTGTTGAAAAGAGTGGAGGAGGCGACTGAGGCGTGCAAGAAGCAGAATAGGAACTCGGATGTGAGGGACTTCCGGCTCTTGATCGCGCAGATTAAAGTGATGGAAGGGAATTTCCCTGAGGCTCTTAAGGCTTATCAGGATTTAGTGAAGGAAGAGCCCAGGGATTTCAGGCCTTATTTGTGTCAGGGTATTATATATACCCTCTTAAGGAAGAAAGACGAAGCTGATAAGCAGTTTGATAAGTTTCGCAGGCTTGTTCCTAAGGACCATCCTTACATGGAATATTTCGAGGACAACATGTTCGCGACCAAGTTCTTCTCGCAGAAATTGGAGAGGGAGGGAGCAGGTGTTAGGGACTGA